Proteins from a single region of Hordeum vulgare subsp. vulgare chromosome 6H, MorexV3_pseudomolecules_assembly, whole genome shotgun sequence:
- the LOC123405860 gene encoding uncharacterized protein LOC123405860: protein MHVPCPLFPLLHLHLQPPLQLPLLPQRAPLRPHSAYPSRLHSSPPARSPESPRAIGAGAASLPGPPGDLDATAAAGALERKQKKKQDMQVLPPFPGCLGRVINMFDLGNGVVATKMLADKAHRDVSPAGKDRSGGFKMEDKHG from the exons ATGCATGTCCCCTGCCCTCTGTTCCCActtctccatctccatctccaacCCCCGCTCCAGCTCCCACTCCTCCCTCAGCGAGCGCCATTGCGGCCACACTCCGCCTATCCTAGCCGCCTCCACTCTTCTCCCCCAGCACGCTCGCCTGAATCGCCTCGTGCGATCGGTGCTGGTGCTGCCTCCCTGCCCGGGCCTCCTGGAGACCTGGACGCGACGGCGGCGGCTGGGGCTCTGGAaaggaagcagaagaagaagcaggacatGCAGGTGCTGCCGCCCTTCCCCGGCTGCCTCGGCAGGGTCATCAACATGTTCGACCTCGGCAACGGCGTCGTCGCCACCAAGATGCTCGCCGACAAGGCGCACAGAGACG TTTCTCCGGCTGGTAAGGACCGCAGCGGCGGTTTCAAGATGGAGGATAAACAT GGATAG